The proteins below come from a single Amphiura filiformis chromosome 15, Afil_fr2py, whole genome shotgun sequence genomic window:
- the LOC140171433 gene encoding protein phosphatase Mn(2+)-dependent 1K-like isoform X2, which produces MACRTALGILTRRLSSNYLRNNSSALAVQTCKCTVAVRHSSTRREDWDSFGSWDERIYEPILLEQSIKHGIPIPKVSLENVGTASLQGRRSVNEDRIIIQELQPNLLLFGLFDGHAGALAADFTVEHLCDLIQTEIKGEHDLQKVLSKAFVEVNKMLAWHVAELKDPKIANTGTTATVCLLRNGNELVVANVGDSRALVCRKAKAVRLSCDHEPEYNTQEKARIKRCGGIISWNSLGKPLVNGVLTMTRSIGDLPLKKFGVTAEPETRSLEIKHTKDGFLVMVTDGVHFVMNDQEICDSVISCHSPQEAADFVVDHALQFGSDDNVSAIVIPLGQWGRFTNPNMMISLRWHRVEP; this is translated from the exons ATGGCATGTAGGACAGCCCTGGGAATCCTGACCAGGCGGCTGTCATCAAACTACCTTCGCAACAACAGTAGCGCCCTCGCAGTCCAAACCTGTAAGTGTACAGTGGCAGTACGTCACAGCTCAACCCGTAGAGAAGATTGGGACAGCTTTGGCTCATGGGATGAACGTATCTATGAACCCATATTGCTGGAACAAAGCATCAAACATGGCATCCCAATCCCAAAAGTTTCCCTGGAGAATGTAGGAACAGCTTCACTACAAGGACGCAGGTCTGTTAATGAAGATCGTATAATCATCCAGGAGTTACAACCCAATCTGTTATTGTTTGGGTTGTTTGATGGACATGCAGGAGCCTTAGCAGCTGATTTTACAGTGGAGCATTTGTGCGATCTTATTCAGACTGAGATCAAAGGTGAACATGATTTGCAGAAAGTGTTATCCAAAGCTTTTGTGGAG GTCAATAAGATGTTAGCTTGGCATGTTGCAGAGTTGAAAG ACCCTAAAATAGCAAACACAGGTACAACAGCCACCGTATGTTTACTACGCAATGGAAATGAGCTTGTTGTGGCTAATGTTGGCGATAGCAGAGCATTGGTGTGTCGTAAAGCGAAGGCAGTGAGATTATCTTGCGATCATGAGCCGGAGTATAACACACAAGAGAAAGCTAGGATTAAAAGATGTGGTGGAATTATTAG TTGGAATAGTCTTGGAAAGCCTTTGGTAAATGGTGTACTGACGATGACTCGGAGTATCGGTGACTTGCCACTCAAAAAATTTGGAGTCACTGCTGAACCTGAAACAAGATCTTTAGAG ATCAAACACACAAAAGATGGCTTTTTAGTCATGGTAACGGACGGCGTCCATTTTGTGATGAACGACCAAGAAATCTGCGACTCTGTAATAAGCTGCCACTCTCCGCAAGAGGCTGCTGATTTTGTCGTAGACCACGCACTACAGTTTGGAAGTGACGACAATGTGAGTGCCATAGTGATACCGTTAGGCCAGTGGGGGCGTTTTACCAATCCAAATATGATGATAAGCCTTAGGTGGCACAGAGTGGAACCTTGA
- the LOC140171433 gene encoding protein phosphatase Mn(2+)-dependent 1K-like isoform X1 → MACRTALGILTRRLSSNYLRNNSSALAVQTCKCTVAVRHSSTRREDWDSFGSWDERIYEPILLEQSIKHGIPIPKVSLENVGTASLQGRRSVNEDRIIIQELQPNLLLFGLFDGHAGALAADFTVEHLCDLIQTEIKGEHDLQKVLSKAFVEVNNMLAWHVAELKDPKIANTGTTATVCLLRNGNELVVANVGDSRALVCRKAKAVRLSCDHEPEYNTQEKARIKRCGGIISWNSLGKPLVNGVLTMTRSIGDLPLKKFGVTAEPETRSLEIKHTKDGFLVMVTDGVHFVMNDQEICDSVISCHSPQEAADFVVDHALQFGSDDNVSAIVIPLGQWGRFTNPNMMISLRWHRVEP, encoded by the exons ATGGCATGTAGGACAGCCCTGGGAATCCTGACCAGGCGGCTGTCATCAAACTACCTTCGCAACAACAGTAGCGCCCTCGCAGTCCAAACCTGTAAGTGTACAGTGGCAGTACGTCACAGCTCAACCCGTAGAGAAGATTGGGACAGCTTTGGCTCATGGGATGAACGTATCTATGAACCCATATTGCTGGAACAAAGCATCAAACATGGCATCCCAATCCCAAAAGTTTCCCTGGAGAATGTAGGAACAGCTTCACTACAAGGACGCAGGTCTGTTAATGAAGATCGTATAATCATCCAGGAGTTACAACCCAATCTGTTATTGTTTGGGTTGTTTGATGGACATGCAGGAGCCTTAGCAGCTGATTTTACAGTGGAGCATTTGTGCGATCTTATTCAGACTGAGATCAAAGGTGAACATGATTTGCAGAAAGTGTTATCCAAAGCTTTTGTGGAGGTCAACAATATGTTAGCTTGGCATGTTGCAGAGTTAAAAG ACCCTAAAATAGCAAACACAGGTACAACAGCCACCGTATGTTTACTACGCAATGGAAATGAGCTTGTTGTGGCTAATGTTGGCGATAGCAGAGCATTGGTGTGTCGTAAAGCGAAGGCAGTGAGATTATCTTGCGATCATGAGCCGGAGTATAACACACAAGAGAAAGCTAGGATTAAAAGATGTGGTGGAATTATTAG TTGGAATAGTCTTGGAAAGCCTTTGGTAAATGGTGTACTGACGATGACTCGGAGTATCGGTGACTTGCCACTCAAAAAATTTGGAGTCACTGCTGAACCTGAAACAAGATCTTTAGAG ATCAAACACACAAAAGATGGCTTTTTAGTCATGGTAACGGACGGCGTCCATTTTGTGATGAACGACCAAGAAATCTGCGACTCTGTAATAAGCTGCCACTCTCCGCAAGAGGCTGCTGATTTTGTCGTAGACCACGCACTACAGTTTGGAAGTGACGACAATGTGAGTGCCATAGTGATACCGTTAGGCCAGTGGGGGCGTTTTACCAATCCAAATATGATGATAAGCCTTAGGTGGCACAGAGTGGAACCTTGA